One window from the genome of Ailuropoda melanoleuca isolate Jingjing chromosome 5, ASM200744v2, whole genome shotgun sequence encodes:
- the INAFM2 gene encoding putative transmembrane protein INAFM2, whose amino-acid sequence MGTRSRAAVAAVAVAAAGLAVYYSLIWQPVGAGTSGGAAGPPPGGSNATGPSGTSGAAERPNATGSSRREAPRDAPPLQAARPMPPEPSADSPLAGPLERPQGPEEDEEEAAAAPGSR is encoded by the coding sequence ATGGGGACGCGGAGCCGGGCGGCTGTGGCGGCTGTGGCTGTGGCGGCGGCGGGGCTCGCCGTCTACTACAGCCTCATCTGGCAGCCGGTGGGCGCCGGGACCTCGGGGGGAGCCGCCGGCCCGCCCCCCGGCGGCTCCAACGCCACCGGCCCGTCCGGGACTTCGGGGGCGGCGGAGCGGCCCAATGCCACGGGGTCGTCCCGCCGCGAGGCACCGCGAGACGCTCCCCCGCTGCAGGCGGCGCGGCCCATGCCTCCCGAGCCCTCTGCCGACAGTCCCCTGGCCGGGCCGCTAGAGCGGCCGCAGGGGccggaggaggacgaggaggaagcGGCGGCGGCGCCGGGGAGTCGTTGA